The proteins below come from a single Sorghum bicolor cultivar BTx623 chromosome 4, Sorghum_bicolor_NCBIv3, whole genome shotgun sequence genomic window:
- the LOC8066430 gene encoding uncharacterized protein At5g39865: protein MGCTGSRHALRGGVRGGGRSPHARSRSGAVHHTVALKSSTLGSLSLDRDEEEMMKWRDDGGVVGAAKTPPMPLKPQLMRRQKQVPGSPAKTPQVREPEVINVWELMDGLDDKDEDGEERREKSAPGSPEFDPDVIAAFRKALDEIPPPPDDPGNEECIKKPGDGPGGGGDEVGVKKREIQRFPGIVRARVSAFQQRIDAKLAKLAPPQPQPPALPPPPDSARKVVLYLTSLRGIRKTYEDCWSAKSILQSYGVRVDERDLSMHSGFKDELHAALGSTSAGSRLPQVFADGRHLGGAEEIRRMHEAGELSKALEACEMAPPPSSGGKGIALEACSGCGGVRFVPCEECSGSCKVFLEEVGTFRRCPECNENGLVRCPLCSL from the coding sequence ATGGGCTGCACGGGGTCCAGGCACGCGCTGCGCGGCGGCGTCCGGGGTGGCGGCCGGTCGCCGCACGCGCGGAGCCGCTCCGGCGCCGTTCACCACACCGTTGCGCTCAAGTCCTCCACGCTGGGGTCGCTCAGCCTCGACCGGGACgaggaggagatgatgaagTGGCGCGACGACGGCGGTGTTGTCGGCGCCGCGAAGACGCCGCCGATGCCGCTGAAGCCGCAGCTGATGCGGCGGCAGAAACAGGTGCCAGGCTCGCCGGCCAAGACGCCGCAGGTCCGCGAACCCGAGGTGATCAACGTGTGGGAGCTCATGGACGGCCTTGACGACAAGGACGAGGACGGCGAGGAGCGGCGCGAGAAGTCGGCCCCAGGATCGCCCGAGTTCGATCCGGACGTCATCGCCGCGTTCCGGAAGGCGCTGGATGAGATACCCCCGCCGCCGGACGACCCCGGCAACGAGGAGTGTATCAAGAAGCCTGGTGACGGCCCGGGCGGGGGCGGCGACGAGGTGGGCGTCAAGAAGCGGGAGATACAGAGGTTCCCGGGCATCGTGCGCGCGCGGGTCAGCGCGTTCCAGCAGAGGATCGACGCGAAGCTCGCCAAGCTGGCGCctccgcagccgcagccgccggCTCTGCCGCCCCCGCCGGATAGCGCCCGGAAGGTGGTGCTGTACCTGACCAGCCTCCGCGGCATCCGCAAGACGTACGAGGACTGCTGGTCCGCCAAGTCCATTCTGCAGAGCTACGGCGTGCGCGTCGACGAGCGCGACCTGTCGATGCACTCGGGGTTCAAGGACGAGCTCCACGCCGCGCTGGGCTCCACCAGTGCGGGCAGCAGGCTCCCGCAGGTGTTCGCGGACGGCAGGCACCTGGGCGGCGCCGAGGAGATCCGCCGGATGCACGAGGCCGGCGAGCTGTCGAAGGCGCTCGAGGCCTGCGAGATGGCGCCCCCGCCGAGCTCCGGCGGCAAGGGCATTGCCCTGGAGGCGTGCTCCGGCTGCGGCGGCGTGCGGTTCGTGCCCTGCGAGGAGTGCTCCGGCAGCTGCAAGGTGTTCCTCGAGGAGGTGGGCACCTTCAGGCGGTGCCCCGAGTGCAACGAGAACGGGCTAGTGCGGTGCCCTCTGTGCTCCTTGTGA
- the LOC110434702 gene encoding F-box/kelch-repeat protein At1g74510-like yields MLEGQSWLISRSLPSSCEQESRLAYMTYHLLEITRSKRPPGTLSIEHDVAAVAALTKRIKSAEDQNGEALDCQGSNDQGDSDSSTLISSIGRDNSINCLARCSRSDYGSIASLNRSFRSVVRSGELYKERRQLGISEHWVYFSCNVQEWEAYDPYRSRWMTLPRMPHNECFMCSDKESLAVGTELLVFGKEIQTHIILSYSILTNSWSRGVEMNAPRCLFGSASFGEKAIIAGGFGADGRVLRSVELYNSETKRWITLPSMNKARRMCSGVFMDGKFYVIGGMASDTEVLTCGEEYDLDRGTWRVIENMSEGLNGASGAPPLVAVVENELYAAQYAGKLVRKYNKTDNSWTTLGELPERPEAVNGWGIAFRGCGERLLVIGGPRVLGGGMIELHSWIPSEGPLQWNMIGSKPSGNFVYNCAVMGC; encoded by the coding sequence ATGTTGGAGGGTCAATCTTGGCTGATATCAAGGTCGCTGCCGAGTTCCTGTGAGCAGGAATCCAGACTAGCTTACATGACTTACCACCTACTTGAGATCACAAGGAGTAAGCGCCCTCCTGGGACCCTGTCTATTGAGCACGACGTTGCTGCGGTGGCTGCATTGACTAAACGGATCAAGTCCGCTGAGGACCAAAACGGTGAGGCACTGGATTGTCAAGGAAGTAATGATCAGGGCGACTCAGATTCAAGCACCCTGATAAGTTCTATTGGACGGGACAACTCAATCAACTGCCTTGCTCGTTGTTCTCGTTCTGATTATGGTTCTATCGCATCACTCAACCGGAGCTTCCGATCAGTTGTCCGCAGCGGTGAACTGTACAAGGAGCGTCGACAGCTGGGGATTTCAGAACACTGGGTCTACTTCTCTTGCAATGTGCAGGAGTGGGAGGCGTATGACCCCTACCGTTCACGGTGGATGACGCTTCCAAGGATGCCCCATAATGAATGTTTCATGTGCTCTGACAAGGAGTCACTTGCTGTGGGCACTGAACTTCTGGTGTTTGGAAAGGAGATTCAAACACATATTATTCTGAGCTATAGCATTCTGACAAATTCATGGTCGCGGGGTGTTGAAATGAATGCCCCTAGATGTTTGTTTGGATCAgctagttttggagagaaagcaATTATAGCTGGAGGCTTCGGTGCTGATGGAAGGGTGCTTCGTTCTGTTGAGCTGTATAACTCGGAAACTAAGAGATGGATAACACTTCCAAGCATGAATAAAGCCAGGCGAATGTGTTCTGGTGTCTTTATGGATGGCAAGTTCTATGTAATTGGTGGAATGGCCAGTGACACAGAAGTGCTTACTTGTGGAGAAGAGTATGATTTAGATAGAGGTACCTGGCGGGTGATAGAGAACATGTCTGAGGGGCTCAATGGTGCAAGTGGTGCTCCTCCACTTGTCGCTGTTGTTGAAAATGAGTTATATGCAGCACAATATGCCGGAAAGTTAGTAAGAAAGTATAATAAAACGGATAACTCATGGACAACATTGGGGGAGTTACCAGAGCGGCCAGAAGCTGTGAATGGCTGGGGTATTGCATTCCGGGGCTGTGGAGAGCGGCTTTTGGTAATCGGTGGACCAAGAGTGTTGGGTGGTGGGATGATCGAGCTCCATTCTTGGATCCCAAGTGAGGGGCCATTGCAATGGAACATGATCGGAAGCAAACCTTCAGGTAACTTTGTTTATAACTGTGCTGTCATGGGGTGCTGA
- the LOC8075706 gene encoding RINT1-like protein MAG2: MEAAAQSHPLPLLQNIDPGVRRFLDGRFRSAADLATASDVEAEIRGHCAELEASISNLYVSLQEAAAAYSSCREVAGSALRGVRGGLSALKAYESTGAGEEMEARTEQMQFEQLPALASEVARVEMVREYAEMALKLDSLVGDIEDAVSSSVTGKLKSPVDNSEKTHHVAIGYLKNIEDLLASVTTTRPQWTRLLSSVDHRVDRSLAILRPQAIVDHRSLLSSLGWPPSLAGSKFSSIDSRKQAEIVNPLFSMRGDLKSKYSESFLALCNLQELQKRRKARQLKGHDVGNQLRQPLWVIEVLVNPISTAAQHHFSKWAEKPEFVFALAYKIIRDFVDSMDEILQPLVDKANLIGYSCREEWISGMVIALSTYLAKEIFPKQIELLQESSNSSDAGSTAYQARVSWLSLVDLMISFDKRIQDLISSTGLLLTVKDDDSWQRISVLCVFCDRPDWLQVWAEIERQESLNKLQSAMDLEKNWSTRIQGTMLEYDSDDYKSPVITSAVHQTLSLLIDRARPIPSIMLRAEFIRTSAAPIISEFLGYMLRRSQEAEGLTALADDNAVLKVSQSINAARYFESTLTEWCEDVFFLEMENLPVNGEGGCIFQQEINHLKEFRVEWADKISTVILRGFSARSRDYLKNKRQWLDKSEGPAVSRTFIESLDYMQGQLSKLQGGLNTVDFVTVWRNVASGVDQLLFAGIFTSGVKISSDGVERLQSDLSVLFAIFSAWCLRPEGFFPRLSEGLRILKIDEQQLRDGAFTDKNWLREYGIRHLTAADTEKIIKNRVY, encoded by the exons ATGGAAGCAGCAGCTCAATCTCATCCGCTTCCGCTTCTCCAAAACATCGACCCCGGGGTCCGCCGTTTCCTCGACGGCCGATTCCGCTCGGCGGCCGACCTCGCGACGGCCTCCGACGTTGAGGCCGAGATCCGCGGGCACTGTGCGGAGCTAGAGGCCTCCATCTCCAACCTGTACGTAAGCCTACAGGAAGCTGCCGCTGCGTACTCATCTTGCCGCGAGGTCGCTGGTTCGGCCCTCCGTGGCGTCCGCGGCGGGCTTAGTGCCCTCAAAGCATACGAGTCAACAG GGGCTGGAGAAGAGATGGAAGCGAGAACGGAGCAGATGCAGTTCGAGCAACTCCCTGCTCTGGCCTCCGAGGTGGCGAGAGTGGAGATGGTCAGAGAGTACGCCG AAATGGCTCTCAAACTTGACAGTTTGGTGGGTGATATAGAAGATGCCGTTTCTTCTTCTGTAACTGGAAAACTTAAATCTCCTGTAGACAATTCGGAG aAAACACATCATGTTGCTATTGGATATCTTAAAAACATAGAAGATCTTTTAGCTTCTGTAACTACGACTAGACCACAATGGACTCGCCTTCTATCTTCCGTGGATCACAGAGTGGACCGATCTTTAGCTATACTAAGACCACAAGCCATTGTTGATCATCGATCTCTTCTTTCTTCCCTTGGCTGGCCTCCTTCACTTGCTGGCTCAAAATTTTCGAGTATTGATTCAAGGAAACAAGCAGAGATTGTGAACCCATTATTTTCGATGCGGGGTGATCTGAAAAGCAAGTATTCTGAGAGCTTTCTTGCACTATGCAATTTGCAGGAATTGCAGAAACGTAGAAAAGCTAGACAACTGAAAGGGCATGATGTGGGAAATCAACTACGTCAACCATTATGGGTAATTGAAGTGCTAGTAAATCCAATATCTACAGCAGCACAACACCATTTCTCAAAATGGGCTGAAAAGCCTGAATTTGTTTTTGCTCTTGCTTATAAGATAATTAGAGATTTTGTTGATTCCATGGATGAGATTCTACAGCCCCTTGTGGATAAGGCCAACCTTATTGGGTATAGTTGTAGGGAGGAGTGGATTTCAGGAATGGTCATTGCATTGTCAACATACTTGGCAAAAGAGATATTTCCTAAGCAGATTGAACTTCTTCAGGAAAGTAGTAACTCAAGTGATGCAGGCAGCACAGCATATCAGGCTAGAGTCTCGTGGCTCAGCCTTGTTGATCTAATGATATCTTTTGACAAGCGGATTCAAGATTTAATCTCGAGTACTGGACTGCTACTTACTGTAAAGGATGATGACAGTTGGCAGAGGATCTCAGTCCTCTGTGTCTTCTGTGATCGCCCAGACTGGCTTCAAGTATGGGCAGAGATTGAGAGACAGGAGAGTCTTAATAAGCTGCAATCAGCAATGGATTTAGAGAAAAATTGGAGCACAAGGATTCAAGGAACAATGCTTGAGTATGACTCAGATGATTACAAGTCTCCAGTAATCACCAGTGCCGTTCATCAGACCTTGTCTTTGCTAATTGATCGTGCTCGTCCTATCCCTAGCATCATGCTTAGGGCAGAATTTATTAGGACGTCTGCTGCACCCATCATATCGGAATTCCTTGGTTACATGCTTCGGAGGTCTCAAGAAGCGGAGGGGCTAACTGCTCTGGCTGATGATAATGCTGTGCTCAAGGTGTCACAGTCTATCAATGCAGCTCGATATTTTGAATCCACATTGACAGAATGGTGTGAGGATGTTTTCTTTCTTGAGATGGAAAATTTACCTGTAAATGGTGAGGGTGGGTGTATCTTTCAGCAAGAAATAAATCATCTGAAAGAGTTCAGAGTGgaatgggccgataagatttCCACTGTCATTTTGCGTGGATTCAGCGCTCGTTCTCGGGATTATCTAAAAAATAAGAGGCAGTGGCTGGACAAATCAGAGGGACCTGCTGTATCAAGAACCTTCATAGAATCTTTAGACTACATGCAAGGGCAACTATCTAAGCTTCAAGGTGGCCTAAATACCGTTGATTTTGTGACGGTTTGGAGAAATGTGGCAAGTGGGGTAGACCAGCTGCTTTTCGCCGGCATTTTCACAAGCGGCGTAAAGATTAGCAGTGATGGAGTGGAAAGGCTACAGAGCGACCTGAGCGTTCTGTTTGCTATTTTTTCAGCGTGGTGTCTGAGACCTGAAGGCTTCTTCCCTCGACTGTCCGAGGGATTGAGGATACTGAAGATTGATGAACAGCAGCTCAGAGATGGGGCGTTTACAGATAAGAATTGGCTGAGGGAATatggcattaggcatctgacAGCTGCTGACACTGAGAAGATAATAAAAAATCGGGTATATTGA